The following coding sequences are from one Saprospiraceae bacterium window:
- a CDS encoding NADH-quinone oxidoreductase subunit B: MSGKIKMAEAPPGQSGPGFFATSLDSVVGLARKNSIWPLPFATSCCGIEFMSTMSAHYDLGRFGAERLSFTPRQADLLMVMGTIAKKMGPVLRQVYEQMAEPKWMIAVGACASSGGVFDTYSVLQGIDHIIPVDVYVPGCPPRPEQIIEGILRIQDVIQSEGVRRRDSEEYKQLLDQYLVK; the protein is encoded by the coding sequence ATGAGTGGTAAAATAAAAATGGCAGAAGCGCCTCCGGGTCAATCAGGTCCTGGTTTTTTTGCTACATCATTAGATTCTGTAGTAGGCCTAGCCAGGAAGAATAGTATCTGGCCACTTCCGTTTGCGACTTCTTGCTGTGGTATCGAGTTTATGTCCACCATGTCTGCCCACTATGACTTAGGCAGGTTTGGTGCTGAAAGACTGAGTTTCACACCTCGCCAAGCTGACCTCCTTATGGTGATGGGCACTATCGCAAAGAAAATGGGTCCGGTACTTAGGCAAGTTTATGAGCAAATGGCAGAACCAAAGTGGATGATCGCTGTAGGAGCCTGTGCATCGAGCGGAGGAGTCTTTGATACCTATTCTGTCCTACAAGGTATTGATCACATCATTCCAGTAGACGTTTATGTGCCTGGTTGTCCCCCAAGACCTGAACAAATTATAGAAGGAATATTGAGAATCCAGGATGTCATACAGAGTGAAGGAGTGAGGCGTCGTGACTCCGAAGAATACAAACAATTGTTAGATCAGTATTTAGTCAAATGA
- a CDS encoding (2Fe-2S)-binding protein, whose protein sequence is MSDLIKVTIDNQSIEVPKGTTILQAARMIGDHYPPTMCYYGPVKNTGGKCRTCLVKVTQGSEANPRPMPKLVPSCITRAEHGMVVENEISAEVQEARKGVVEFLLINHPLDCPICDQAGECDLQNLSYEHGTEGTRYQEGRREFKKIDIGPYVQLHMTRCILCYRCVYTADQLTNERVHGVINRGDVSEISTYIQHSIDNEFSGNIIDVCPVGALTDKTYRFKQRVWFSKPFNAHRNCPTCSGKTVVWLKGDQLIRVTARKNKFGEVEEFICNECRFDHKEKSQWTIEGPRKMDVDSVITANKYELPVVSPAVNVDAKFVSE, encoded by the coding sequence ATGTCGGATCTAATCAAAGTAACTATAGATAATCAGAGTATAGAAGTGCCAAAAGGTACAACTATTCTCCAGGCTGCGCGGATGATAGGTGATCATTACCCTCCCACGATGTGTTATTATGGTCCTGTCAAAAATACAGGAGGCAAATGCAGAACCTGTCTTGTAAAAGTGACACAGGGATCTGAGGCTAACCCAAGACCTATGCCCAAGCTTGTTCCCTCATGCATAACCAGAGCGGAACACGGGATGGTAGTAGAAAATGAAATTTCAGCAGAAGTACAAGAAGCGAGAAAAGGTGTAGTTGAGTTTTTGCTCATCAACCATCCATTGGATTGTCCGATCTGTGATCAGGCTGGAGAATGCGATCTACAGAATTTATCCTACGAGCATGGTACGGAAGGCACAAGATATCAAGAAGGCAGACGTGAATTTAAAAAGATTGATATTGGCCCATACGTACAGCTGCACATGACGCGATGCATTCTCTGTTATCGCTGCGTATATACTGCTGACCAATTGACTAATGAACGCGTTCACGGAGTGATCAATAGAGGTGATGTCAGTGAGATCTCAACCTACATTCAACATTCTATCGACAATGAATTTTCAGGGAATATTATTGATGTTTGTCCTGTAGGTGCTCTTACTGATAAAACATATCGATTCAAGCAGAGAGTTTGGTTTTCAAAACCGTTTAATGCTCACAGAAACTGTCCGACATGTTCCGGCAAAACAGTGGTATGGCTCAAAGGTGATCAATTGATCAGAGTAACGGCCAGGAAAAATAAATTTGGTGAAGTGGAGGAGTTTATCTGCAATGAATGCAGATTTGATCATAAAGAAAAATCACAATGGACTATAGAAGGCCCGAGGAAAATGGATGTGGATTCCGTAATTACAGCAAATAAATATGAATTGCCGGTGGTATCTCCGGCTGTTAATGTTGACGCAAAATTTGTTTCAGAATGA
- a CDS encoding CvpA family protein, which translates to MWIDIICGLLVGYFFYLGYTKGIIKTVFGILSVLLGLLITLKFSHLAMQLMEKIINVDPRMNVILGFVLTFLLVLIAIRMLGQGLEKVLETAHINIINQLAGGAVSGLIALVLYASIIGFCDKIKIIKPEVAQRSITYPYLLTVSGKSKAVIDKLKPIFSEFWDKTNEAIHKVDQSTPQKELQPDDMR; encoded by the coding sequence ATGTGGATTGATATTATCTGTGGGTTATTGGTGGGGTATTTCTTTTACCTGGGATACACAAAAGGAATCATCAAGACCGTTTTCGGCATATTATCGGTACTATTGGGTCTATTGATCACATTGAAGTTTTCTCATTTGGCTATGCAGCTTATGGAGAAAATCATCAATGTCGACCCCAGAATGAATGTGATATTGGGATTTGTTCTGACGTTTCTACTGGTCTTGATTGCCATCAGGATGCTAGGTCAGGGTCTGGAGAAAGTCTTGGAAACGGCACATATCAATATTATTAATCAGCTGGCAGGAGGAGCTGTTTCAGGACTGATAGCGCTTGTACTCTACGCTTCTATCATCGGGTTTTGTGATAAAATTAAAATTATTAAACCTGAGGTGGCTCAAAGATCAATCACTTATCCATATCTTTTGACAGTATCAGGTAAATCAAAAGCAGTGATCGACAAGCTGAAACCGATTTTCTCGGAATTTTGGGATAAAACTAATGAGGCAATTCATAAAGTAGATCAGTCCACGCCACAAAAAGAGCTTCAACCTGATGACATGAGATAA
- a CDS encoding NADH-quinone oxidoreductase subunit D has protein sequence MKTNSEYLDSISKTEKPEIPYTTLNLGPTHPATHGIFQNVLQMDGERIVSGEQTIGYIHRAFEKIAERRPFYQITPLTDRMNYCSAPINNTGWHLTVEKLLGIKTPKRVDYMRVMIMEISRITDHLVCNSILGVDTGALTGFTYVYQFRERAYEIYEEICGARLTTNMGRVGGFERDFSPRVFDLVRKWLQDFRPIWREFEQLLTRNRIFMDRTIDTGPLSAERALNYGFTGPNLRACGVDYDVRVTEPYSSYEDFKFDIPVGTTGDTYDRFLVRNEEIWQSVNIIEQALTKIEAEPPGVYHADADHYYLPPKQEVYRNMEALIYHFKIIMGEIEAPVAEVYQAVEGANGELGYFLISDGGRCPYRLHFRRPCFIYYQAYPEMVKGQLLSDAIVVLSSLNVIAGELDS, from the coding sequence ATGAAGACAAATTCGGAGTATCTCGATTCAATTTCTAAGACGGAAAAACCTGAAATTCCTTATACCACGCTCAATCTGGGACCAACCCATCCGGCTACGCATGGAATTTTCCAGAATGTCTTACAAATGGATGGAGAACGCATTGTCAGTGGCGAACAAACCATAGGTTATATCCATCGCGCCTTCGAGAAGATAGCGGAAAGGAGGCCGTTTTACCAGATCACTCCACTTACGGATCGGATGAACTATTGTTCTGCGCCTATCAACAATACAGGTTGGCATCTGACAGTTGAAAAATTGCTCGGCATCAAGACTCCGAAAAGAGTAGATTATATGAGGGTAATGATCATGGAGATCTCTCGTATTACGGATCATTTGGTATGCAACTCTATATTGGGAGTGGACACAGGAGCTCTTACAGGATTTACTTATGTGTACCAGTTCAGGGAGAGAGCTTATGAGATTTATGAGGAAATTTGTGGAGCCAGATTAACGACCAATATGGGTAGAGTAGGAGGATTTGAAAGAGATTTCAGTCCCCGGGTTTTTGATTTGGTCAGGAAGTGGCTTCAAGATTTCAGGCCCATTTGGAGAGAGTTTGAGCAGTTGCTCACAAGAAATAGAATTTTCATGGATCGGACGATCGATACAGGGCCTCTGAGTGCTGAACGCGCTTTGAATTATGGATTTACAGGTCCCAATTTGAGGGCTTGTGGGGTAGATTATGACGTACGTGTAACTGAACCATACAGCTCATACGAAGATTTTAAGTTTGACATACCGGTTGGGACAACGGGCGACACTTACGATCGTTTTTTAGTTCGCAACGAAGAAATCTGGCAGAGTGTCAACATTATCGAACAAGCGTTGACAAAAATTGAAGCTGAACCTCCCGGAGTGTATCATGCTGATGCAGATCATTATTATCTGCCGCCAAAGCAAGAAGTGTATCGCAACATGGAAGCTTTGATTTATCATTTTAAAATCATCATGGGTGAGATAGAAGCTCCTGTGGCTGAAGTGTATCAAGCGGTAGAAGGAGCAAATGGTGAACTTGGATATTTTCTTATCTCCGACGGGGGACGTTGTCCATATAGGTTGCATTTCAGGAGACCTTGTTTCATATACTATCAGGCTTATCCTGAGATGGTAAAAGGTCAATTATTGTCTGATGCTATCGTGGTGTTGAGCAGTCTGAATGTGATTGCTGGTGAATTGGATTCTTAA
- the nuoF gene encoding NADH-quinone oxidoreductase subunit NuoF, with protein MSKKILLEHINEPGIQSFDVYRKMGGYRSVEKALREMTPDAVVEEVKKSGLRGRGGAGFPTGMKWSFLDKSTDKPRYLVCNADESEPGTFKDRYLMQHIPHILIEGMITSSYALGARTSYIYVRGEMMYIIRILEQAIREAYQAGFLGENILGTNYSLDIHVQPGGGAYICGEETALLESLEGKRGNPRNKPPFPAVSGLYGCPTVVNNVETISDVPWIVNNGGDAFAAIGIGKSTGTKLISACGNINKPGVYEIELGVSVEEFIYGEAYCGGITGGRDLKAVVAGGSSVPILPKNLILKTANGENRLMTYESLSDGGFATGTMLGSGGFIVYDDRQCIVRNLWNFTRFYHHESCGQCSPCREGTGWMEKVLHRIEYGHGRMEDIDLLVSISKNIEGKTICPLGEAAAWPVASAIRHFRAEFEAHVKNPESCGKKHLHRELVSH; from the coding sequence ATGAGCAAAAAAATATTACTCGAGCATATCAACGAACCCGGAATACAATCATTTGATGTGTATAGGAAGATGGGTGGCTATCGCTCAGTTGAAAAAGCACTGCGTGAAATGACACCGGATGCAGTCGTGGAGGAAGTAAAAAAATCCGGTCTCAGAGGTAGAGGAGGAGCTGGTTTTCCAACGGGAATGAAGTGGAGTTTTCTCGACAAATCCACCGACAAACCGAGATACCTGGTGTGTAATGCGGATGAATCGGAACCGGGTACTTTCAAGGACAGATATCTGATGCAACATATACCTCATATCTTAATAGAAGGCATGATTACGTCTTCCTATGCATTAGGAGCGAGGACTTCATATATTTATGTCAGAGGCGAAATGATGTATATCATTCGTATTTTGGAACAAGCCATTCGAGAAGCATATCAGGCTGGATTTCTAGGAGAGAATATTTTAGGCACAAACTATTCATTGGATATTCATGTGCAACCCGGAGGTGGTGCATATATCTGTGGCGAAGAGACTGCTTTGTTGGAATCACTTGAGGGAAAGCGCGGCAATCCGAGAAATAAACCACCATTTCCTGCAGTGTCAGGACTGTATGGTTGCCCTACAGTGGTAAATAATGTGGAAACTATTTCTGATGTGCCTTGGATCGTCAATAATGGTGGAGATGCATTTGCGGCCATTGGTATTGGAAAAAGTACCGGTACCAAATTGATTTCTGCTTGTGGTAATATAAATAAACCTGGTGTTTATGAAATTGAGCTAGGTGTGAGTGTTGAAGAGTTTATTTATGGTGAGGCATATTGTGGTGGAATCACAGGAGGTAGAGATTTAAAAGCTGTTGTAGCCGGAGGATCTTCAGTTCCGATTTTGCCAAAAAATCTGATCCTTAAAACGGCTAACGGTGAGAATCGTCTGATGACGTATGAATCACTCAGTGATGGTGGTTTTGCTACAGGTACGATGTTGGGTTCCGGCGGATTTATTGTGTATGATGACAGACAATGTATCGTACGCAATCTATGGAATTTCACACGTTTTTATCACCACGAATCTTGTGGCCAATGTAGCCCATGCAGGGAGGGAACGGGCTGGATGGAAAAAGTTTTGCATCGGATCGAGTATGGTCATGGCAGAATGGAAGACATCGATTTGTTGGTGAGCATTTCTAAAAATATTGAAGGAAAAACGATCTGTCCTCTGGGAGAAGCGGCAGCATGGCCGGTAGCTAGCGCGATCAGACATTTTCGTGCAGAGTTTGAAGCGCATGTGAAAAATCCTGAGAGTTGTGGTAAGAAACATTTGCATCGGGAACTTGTAAGTCATTGA
- a CDS encoding NAD(P)H-dependent oxidoreductase subunit E, which produces MQTAFEFSAKAKTEIQNIIGKYPAGKQKSALLPLLHIAQKENGGWLSVDAMDKVAEQLGILSIEVYEVASFYSMFHLKKMGKYVIEVCRTGPCCNVGAEELIQYMEEKLGVASGETTADGLFTIKPVECLAACGTGPVLQIGPEYKYHENMTREKLDQLIEELRSKN; this is translated from the coding sequence ATGCAAACTGCATTTGAATTTTCGGCTAAAGCGAAAACAGAGATTCAGAATATTATCGGAAAGTATCCGGCAGGCAAGCAAAAATCTGCATTGTTGCCTTTGCTTCATATTGCACAAAAAGAAAATGGAGGCTGGCTGTCTGTCGATGCGATGGATAAAGTAGCAGAACAACTCGGGATTCTGTCCATAGAAGTGTATGAGGTTGCGAGTTTTTATTCTATGTTTCACCTGAAGAAAATGGGGAAGTATGTGATAGAAGTCTGCCGAACAGGACCATGCTGTAATGTAGGAGCGGAGGAGCTAATACAATATATGGAAGAAAAACTAGGTGTAGCTTCTGGAGAAACTACGGCAGATGGTTTGTTTACCATCAAACCTGTAGAGTGCCTTGCTGCTTGTGGTACAGGTCCTGTACTCCAGATAGGCCCTGAATATAAATATCACGAGAATATGACCAGAGAAAAGCTGGATCAACTTATAGAAGAATTGAGGAGTAAAAATTAA
- a CDS encoding NADH-quinone oxidoreductase subunit A, with the protein MQPDHIPYSFYPIFLQFCVALTFVVLVILGTHLLGPKQHGKRKDDSFECGLDSVGNARNPFAVKYFMTAILFVLFDVEIIFLYPWAVNYKKLGWFGFWEMLVFLTLLMAGFYYVLRKGVLAWEEKHRE; encoded by the coding sequence ATGCAACCGGACCATATTCCATATAGTTTTTACCCGATTTTCTTACAGTTCTGTGTAGCACTGACTTTCGTGGTGCTTGTCATCCTTGGCACCCATTTACTTGGGCCGAAGCAGCACGGCAAGAGAAAAGACGACAGTTTTGAATGTGGTTTGGACAGTGTAGGCAATGCGCGAAACCCTTTTGCCGTGAAGTATTTTATGACAGCTATTTTGTTTGTACTGTTTGATGTGGAGATCATATTCTTGTATCCATGGGCAGTCAACTACAAAAAACTGGGCTGGTTTGGCTTTTGGGAGATGTTGGTATTCCTCACCTTGTTGATGGCAGGATTTTACTATGTCCTGCGTAAAGGTGTCTTAGCCTGGGAAGAAAAACATAGAGAATAA
- a CDS encoding T9SS type A sorting domain-containing protein, with protein MMMSFNPNGCNVQQNVNVSLDKQDEVPYLIYRINVLITFSPNLVDQLKTMNSVNSIFGQQGWITYFTFNSNSINFNAHWNNGTGTPINFNTDMNLFDIVWNGDNSPPQYSHSYPFQFFSPACFIDCSSILLPTQTTCYPMALANYNLFTPIHAPVNIHGNVKYRNNIFSNGSCSDQDNFPDLAIQATMGTTILASQTTPMNGNYAFNTLQPLCQYEIRPVSPTQPHSCGVTQADIDAVRNLVLGVIGGFPQTWNYIAADANLSGTYTTADIVKINNVILGGSFPKNFRFATDNDYNNYTPWSGLNFFDFATVNPLLNSTNTINFHGVKVGDVARIHPTLGILDYYSGDCDICTVSFQDPHIESRESNKEELIILPEEAFYPNIENAAPVRIKLEVSKEDPSRIDIMITEVISALNLSIRLSNQDYKIVGIESNSLYTEKSYIIEKNGQSLKWIWLRDLSQPFQEKIGSIVLNKAGLTVDLIQIDNNLRYNYVVNEEEKERKIAFSIIGEHSSPLEIYPNPVSGQELQLRVEKIKDGSYPAKIVDSRGALLYAENLTFKSERASMVLQNDIPSGIYILQLQVNHKNVSARFVVK; from the coding sequence ATGATGATGTCTTTTAATCCAAATGGATGCAATGTCCAGCAAAATGTCAATGTATCTCTTGATAAGCAGGACGAAGTACCCTATCTTATTTATCGTATCAATGTACTGATTACCTTTAGTCCAAATCTTGTGGATCAATTAAAAACGATGAATTCTGTGAATTCCATTTTTGGTCAACAAGGTTGGATAACGTATTTTACATTTAATTCCAATTCTATCAATTTTAACGCACATTGGAATAATGGTACCGGAACTCCTATTAATTTTAATACGGATATGAACCTGTTTGATATTGTATGGAATGGGGACAACTCTCCACCACAATACTCGCACAGCTATCCATTCCAATTTTTTTCTCCAGCATGTTTTATTGATTGTTCTTCTATTTTATTACCAACACAGACTACCTGTTATCCAATGGCCTTGGCCAATTATAATTTATTTACTCCTATTCACGCTCCGGTGAATATTCATGGTAACGTAAAATATAGAAACAATATATTTTCGAATGGCTCTTGTTCTGACCAAGATAATTTTCCTGATTTAGCCATACAAGCTACTATGGGGACTACTATTTTGGCAAGCCAGACCACGCCTATGAACGGCAATTATGCCTTCAATACATTGCAGCCTCTATGTCAATATGAGATCCGCCCTGTTTCTCCAACTCAGCCGCATAGCTGTGGAGTGACACAAGCAGATATTGATGCCGTAAGAAATCTTGTCCTAGGAGTTATCGGTGGATTTCCCCAAACATGGAACTATATTGCTGCAGATGCCAATTTAAGTGGAACCTATACTACAGCTGATATAGTAAAAATAAATAATGTGATTCTTGGTGGAAGCTTTCCAAAGAATTTTAGATTTGCTACGGATAATGATTATAATAATTATACACCATGGAGTGGACTTAACTTTTTTGATTTTGCTACAGTTAATCCACTTTTGAATTCTACCAATACAATCAATTTTCATGGCGTCAAGGTTGGAGACGTGGCGAGAATACATCCCACTCTCGGAATTTTGGATTATTATAGTGGGGACTGCGATATCTGCACTGTGAGCTTTCAAGATCCACACATAGAATCCAGAGAGTCTAATAAAGAAGAATTGATTATACTACCTGAAGAAGCATTTTATCCTAATATAGAAAATGCTGCTCCAGTCAGAATAAAACTTGAGGTATCTAAAGAGGATCCAAGTCGTATCGATATCATGATTACAGAAGTAATAAGTGCGCTCAATCTTTCGATCAGACTGTCGAATCAAGATTATAAAATAGTAGGTATAGAATCCAATAGTTTATATACGGAAAAATCTTATATCATTGAAAAAAATGGACAATCTTTAAAATGGATTTGGCTCAGAGATCTGTCTCAGCCTTTCCAGGAAAAAATTGGATCTATAGTACTCAATAAAGCCGGGTTAACTGTGGATCTAATACAAATAGATAATAATCTAAGATACAATTATGTGGTGAATGAAGAAGAAAAAGAACGGAAAATTGCTTTCTCTATCATAGGAGAGCATTCATCACCATTAGAAATATACCCCAATCCGGTTTCCGGACAAGAGCTTCAACTGCGCGTTGAGAAAATTAAAGATGGATCATATCCGGCAAAAATTGTAGATAGCAGAGGGGCATTGCTTTATGCTGAAAATCTGACTTTCAAAAGTGAAAGAGCAAGTATGGTTCTGCAAAATGACATTCCATCCGGCATCTACATACTCCAGTTGCAAGTGAATCATAAGAATGTTTCTGCACGATTTGTTGTAAAATAA
- a CDS encoding NADH-quinone oxidoreductase subunit C, which produces MEALSQEQLQLQLRELCGDVFSFSQDNAGMCVAEIPVNQLYQVVSKLYKNDSLGFQFLTDICGIHYPDRKGEELCVAYMLHSLVHKTRLRLKVYVPLSKPELPTLTGIYASANWMERENYDFFGLNFLGHPDLRRILNMDEMVDFPMRKEFPLEDPRREDKADYQFGR; this is translated from the coding sequence ATGGAAGCTCTGTCGCAGGAACAATTGCAACTCCAACTTCGTGAGCTATGCGGTGATGTCTTTAGTTTCAGTCAGGACAATGCCGGAATGTGTGTCGCGGAGATACCCGTCAATCAACTCTATCAGGTTGTAAGTAAACTATACAAAAATGATTCACTTGGATTCCAATTTTTGACCGATATCTGTGGAATACACTATCCGGATCGCAAAGGTGAGGAATTGTGCGTGGCCTATATGCTGCACAGCCTTGTTCATAAGACACGGTTAAGGCTTAAAGTATATGTTCCATTGAGTAAACCTGAGCTCCCTACTTTGACAGGTATATATGCCAGTGCAAACTGGATGGAAAGAGAAAATTACGATTTCTTTGGTTTGAATTTTCTGGGACATCCTGATTTGCGAAGGATCCTCAATATGGATGAGATGGTTGATTTTCCTATGCGGAAGGAATTTCCTTTAGAAGACCCTCGTCGAGAAGACAAAGCAGACTACCAGTTTGGCCGATAA